From a single Equus asinus isolate D_3611 breed Donkey chromosome 2, EquAss-T2T_v2, whole genome shotgun sequence genomic region:
- the OR4E2 gene encoding olfactory receptor 4E2 gives MDALNQTRVTEFVFLGLTDNWVLEILFFMAFSVTYVLTLLGNILILVTIVFTPRLHTPMYFFLSNLSFIDICHSSVTMPKMLEGLLLEKKTISFDNCIAQLFFLHLFACAEIFLLTIMAYDRYVAICTPLHYPNVMNMRVCVQLVFALWLGGTVHSLVQTFLTTRLPYCGPNIIDSYFCDVPPVIKLACTDTYLTGMLIVSNSGTISLTCFLALIASYTVILVSLRKQSAEGRQKALSTCSAHFMVVALFFGPCIFIYTRPDTSFSIDKVVSVFYTVVTPLLNPLIYTLRNEEVKCAIKQLRRRQVFS, from the coding sequence ATGGACGCTCTAAACCAAACAAGAGTGACTGAGTTTGTCTTCTTGGGACTCACTGATAACTGGGTGCTGGAAATACTATTTTTCATGGCATTCTCAGTCACATATGTGCTAACCCTTTTGGGGAACATTCTCATCCTGGTTACCATAGTCTTTACTCCACGTCTCCATacccccatgtatttcttcctgagCAATCTGTCCTTTATTGACATCTGCCACTCATCTGTCACCATGCCCAAGATGCTAGAAGGTTTGCTTTTAGAGAAAAAGACCATTTCTTTTGACAACTGTATTGCACAGCTCTTCTTCCTACATCTGTTTGCCTGTGCTGAGATCTTTCTCCTGACCATTATGGCCTATGATCGTTATGTAGCCATCTGCACCCCATTACACTACCCCAATGTGATGAACATGAGGGTCTGCGTACAGCTTGTTTTTGCTCTCTGGTTGGGGGGTACAGTTCACTCACTGGTGCAGACTTTCCTGACCACTCGTCTACCTTACTGTGGCCCCAACATTATTGATAGCTATTTCTGTGATGTACCTCCTGTCATCAAGCTGGCCTGCACAGATACATACCTCACAGGAATGCTGATTGTGTCCAATAGTGGAACTATCTCCCTCACCTGTTTCCTGGCTTTGATCGCCTCCTACACGGTCATCCTGGTTTCTCTTAGAAAACAGTCAGCTGAAGGGCGCCAGAAAGCCCTGTCTACCTGCTCAGCCCACTTCATGGTGGTTGCCCTCTTCTTTGGACCTTGTATTTTCATCTACACTCGGCCAGATACCAGCTTCTCCATTGACAAGGTGGTGTCTGTCTTCTACACGGTGGTCACCCCTTTGCTGAATCCCCTCATTTACACCCTGAGGAATGAAGAGGTAAAATGTGCCATAAAGCAGCTCAGACGGAGACAAGTTTTTTCATGA
- the OR4E1 gene encoding olfactory receptor 4E1, translated as MEEASLRNQTTLVTYFRLGGLSVNQKVQIAGFAMFLIFYVFTLIGNVLIVITVIYDHRLHTPMYFFLSNLSFIDVCHSTVTVPKMLIDTWSEEKLISFDICVTQMFFLHLFACTEIFLLTVMAYDRYVAICKPLQYMTVMNWKVCVLLAVALWTGGTIHSIALTSLTVKLPYCGPDEIDNFFCDVPQVIKLACTDTHIIEILIISNSGLISVVCFVVLVVSYVVILVSLRQQISKGRRKALSTCAAHLTVVTLFLGHCIFIYSRPSTSLPEDKVVSVFFTAVNPLLNPIIYTLRNEDMKNALNKLMGRMEGKEKQ; from the coding sequence atggaagaggcTAGCCTACGCAATCAAACTACTTTAGTGACGTATTTTCGACTTGGAGGTTTATCTGTAAATCAGAAGGTGCAGATAGCTGGATTTGCCATGTTCCTCATTTTCTACGTCTTCACACTGATTGGGAACGTCCTCATTGTCATAACTGTTATCTATGACCACCGGCTCCATacacccatgtatttcttcctcagtAACCTGTCCTTTATCGATGTCTGCCACTCCACTGTCACTGTCCCCAAGATGCTGATAGACACCTGGTCAGAGGAGAAGCTCATCTCCTTTGATATCTGTGTGACTCAGATGTTCTTCCTGCACCTCTTTGCCTGCACAGAGATCTTTCTCCTCACTGTCATGGCCTATGATCGGTATGTGGCCATTTGCAAACCCCTGCAGTACATGACTGTGATGAACTGGAAAGTATGTGTGCTGCTGGCTGTGGCCCTTTGGACAGGGGGGACCATCCACTCCATAGCCCTGACCTCCCTCACCGTCAAGCTGCCCTACTGTGGTCCTGATGAGATTGACAACTTCTTCTGCGATGTACCACAGGTGATCAAACTGGCCTGCACTGATACCCACATCATTGAGATCCTCATCATCTCCAACAGTGGGCTGATCTCAGTGGTCTGTTTTGTGGTCCTTGTGGTGTCCTACGTGGTCATCCTGGTGAGTCTGAGGCAGCAGATCTCCAAAGGCAGGCGGAAGGCCCTATCCACCTGTGCAGCCCACCTCACTGTAGTCACACTCTTTCTGGGACACTGCATTTTCATCTATTCCCGTCCATCCACCAGCCTCCCAGAGGACAAGGTAGTGTCTGTGTTTTTCACCGCTGTCAACCCCCTGCTGAACCCCATCATCTATACCCTTAGGAATGAAGACATGAAGAATGCCTTAAACAAGTTAATGGGAAGGAtggaggggaaagaaaaacaatga